Part of the Sulfitobacter donghicola DSW-25 = KCTC 12864 = JCM 14565 genome, CACGCGCTGACATCGCCGAAGAAGTGAAATCGCTGGATCAAGATGCCCGCGGCGCGCTGCGCAAGCACGGCATCCGCTTTGGTCAGTTCACCATCTTTATGCCGCTGTTGCTGAAACCTGCGCCAACGCGTCTGCGACTGGTTCTGTGGTCTTTGGTGAATGGTCTGTCCGAATTCCCCGAATCGCCCCCCCCTGGTTTGGTGACGATCCCTGTGGAATCTGGCGCGCCAGCCGGTGCCGACACAATGTCGGGCTATCGCAATGCCGGTACCCGCGCGATCCGCATCGATATGTTGGAGCGTTTGGCCGACATGCTGCGCAATGAAGATTCGCGTGGCGGCTTTGAAGCCAAGGCCGACATGCTGTCGATTTCAGGCACCACATTGGAACAGTTCGCTGATCTGATGCAGGGCTTGGGCTATAAAGCCGAAGCGGGCGAGCGCGCCAAAGTGAAAGCCGCGCCTGAAGGCGCTGTTGAGGCGCCTGCCGCTGAAGCGGAAGCTGCACCAAGTGAAGAGGCAGCGCCAGCAGAGGCCGCGCCTACTGAAGCCGCAGAACCAGAAATGGAAACTTTCTACACCTTCACATGGGCCCGCGCACCGCGCCGCCAAAACGCGGGTGGCGATCGTCCTAAAGGTAAGGGCAAACCGAACCCGCGTGGCAAAAAAGGCCAACGTGATGGTGGTAAAGGCGGCAAAAGCCAGAACTTCTCGGCGCGCCCGCCCAAGAAGGAAAAGCAGATCGATCCCGACAACCCGTTTGCTGCGGCTCTTATGGGCCTCAAAAACGACTCGTGAGCGAGGCTGCACCGCAAAAACTACGGCTGGATAAATGGCTGTGGTATGCGCGGTTCTTTAAAACACGATCTCTGGCGGCAACAATTGTCGCCGGAGGCAACGTCCGGATCAACGGAACACCCACATCAAAACGCAGCACGACCATTTCTGCGGGCGATGTTTTGACCTTTCCCAAAGACGATCATATCCGCGTTATTCGTGTCGAGGCATGTGGCACCCGCAGGGGGCCAGCGCCCGAAGCACAAGAACTTTACACCGATATGGCCCCGCCTGAGCGTGCCGTTCGGGAAAAAGTTCCTCACAACCCCGCATTTGAGGGAAAAGGGCGTCCGACGAAACGCGACCGCCGTCAGCTTGATCTTTCTAAGGCGCGCCATCTTGAATGATCCTCGCTGCTGGACTAGCTACAGGCTGAGCAATCCTGACAGAGACATCCTCCCATGACTTATATCGTGAACGACGCCTGCATCGCCTGCAAATACACCGACTGTGTCGAGGTTTGCCCGGTTGATTGTTTCTATGAAGGTGAGAACATGCTGGTGATCCACCCTGACGAGTGTATCGACTGCGGCGTGTGTGAGCCTGAATGCCCAGCAGATGCGATCCGGCCTGATACAGATCCAGAGATGGAAAAATGGGTTGAGTTCAACCGCAAGTACTCCGAACTCTGGCCTGTGATCATCACCAAGAAAGACCAGCTGCCTTCCGCCGAAGAGATGGATGGTAAAGAGGGTAAGATGGAGCTGTTTTCCGAGGCGCCTGGAGAGGGCGGTTAACCCGTTATCGGTGATTCGTGTTGTTTTGGGTGCAGCAGCGTTTTAGCGTTGCTGCATTGGCATTTTGCGCCTCTTTTAGGGGGGGCGATTTTGTGATATACTGTTGGGGATGATACGTTTTTACACACCCCTAGACGCCGCCCAATCACGGCGCAGCTAACCATTCAAATTTTAACGCATGACGCGCAGGCAATCGCCTGTTGCTGGGTGCGTTTGTTGTGCGTTGCCCCCATTGGCCGCGCCACAGTAGGAGCCTGAAGAGTATGAGTAAGTCCAAGAAACTAGATTTCCGCACGAACGAGTTTGTTGTTTATCCCGCGCATGGTGTGGGCCAGATCACAGACGTCGAAGAGCAGGAAATCGCGGGTACATCCCTAGAGCTGTATGTGATTACCTTTGAAAAAGACAAGATGACCCTGCGGGTTCCGACGCAAAAGGCGATTGAAATCGGCATGCGCGCGCTTAGCTCTCCTGACGTTATCGCGCACGCGATGAAAACGCTAAAGGGTAAGGCCAAAGTGAAGCGCGCAATGTGGTCGCGCCGCGCGCAAGAATACGAACAGAAAATCAACTCGGGCGATCTGATCGCAATTGCCGAGGTTGTGCGTGACTTGCACCGTACCGATGACCAGCGTGAGCAGTCCTATTCCGAACGTCAGCTGTATGAAGCAGCTTTGGAGCGTCTGACGCGAGAAGTTGCTGCTGTTGCTGGGGGTGACGAATTGGCGGCTGCTAAGCAGATCAGCGATGTGCTCGAAAGCCGTATCGCCCCAGCTGCCTAAGTCTGGATCGAAAATGATTGAAACGGCGTCTGAAATTCAGGCGCCGTTTTTCGTTACAAAAGCGCTGTGCAGCCCAGCAGGATCGCCACTTCGCTGAGTTGTTGTAACGCCCCTAGAACGTCTCCGGTTTGTCCGCCGATCTTGCGTTTGGCCAAAACCGCAACCGCCAGCGTTACGGCAATTGTCAGGGCGAAAGCCAATAATGCGGAAAACCCGATCAGGAAAATTGAGATCACCAGCCCAAGGGCCAGCGACGTGATGGCAAAAGCCGAACGCGGTTTTCCAACGCTGTGTGATAGGCCGTCTTTGCGCGCATAGGGCAGGCCAAACATCAGTACGGGCATGGCCGCGCGGGATAGAACAGTTGAAACGATGATTGCTGGCCACCAGACTGCCAGCAAGGCAGCAATCGCGCTGATCCGTAAAAGGGACACCGTCGTGAGAGCTAAAAGGCCAAATGTTCCGACCTGACTATCGCGCATGATCTCTAACCGGCGCTCTGGCGTATAGCCGCCCCACCAGCCGTCAAAAACATCCGCCAACCCGTCTTCGTGCATGGCGCCTGTAAGGGCCATCGTGGTGATGATCACCAGTGTCGCAGCCGCAAAAAGGGGGATTCCGACCCCCAGAGCCGATTTTCCAACAACCACTCCGACCGCCCCAACGATCACCCCGATCACGGGGTAGGCCCAGACAGCTTTTGCGCTTTTGTCAAAGGCACCCTGTGGGAGTTGAGGCAGGGGAAGACGCGTCAAAAGGGCCGCAGCCAACAAAACCTGACGTAGCGGGTCGTTTTTATCCATGACGTTGCCCCTTTCAATGCTTGTGAGCAGCGCTTTATTGGGTAAACAGGCTGGAACGATCTGGCAATAAGGGGTTTCTGGGATGGCTGAGTTTTCTGATCTTGATGGTTTTCGCGCGGTACTTGCTGCATTGCCACAAATTGATTCAACAGCGCGGGACGGTGCGGCGGAACGCAACGGGCAACTGACCAAGCCTCCGGGGGCTTTGGGGCGTCTGGAAGAGCTGGCGCAATGGTATGCTGGCTGGCGCGGCAACCCTCAACCGCGCGTTGAAGCGGCTCAAGTGATCGTTTTTGCGGGCAACCACGGTGTTGCAGCCCAAGGGGTTTCCGCCTTCCCACCAGAAGTGACCGAGCAGATGGTGATGAACTTTCAACACGGCGGCGCCGCGATCAACCAATTGGCGCGCGCGGCGGGGGCGCAACTGGATGTGCATGCGTTAGAGCTGGATCGCCCGACAAATGATTTCACCCAAGGCCCTGCGATGAGCGAAACAGATGTTGTTTCGGCGCTGGCTGTTGGTTGGGATGCGGTGCGAGCGGAGAGTGATCTGCTTGTCGTTGGCGAAATGGGGATCGGCAACACCACACCTGCCGCGGCTTTGGCTGCCGCTTTGTTAGGGGGCGAGGCGGCTGAGTGGACAGGGCGTGGGACAGGCGTAGATGACGCAGGTCTGGTTAACAAAACCCGCGTTGTGAACGAAGGTCTTGCGCTTCACAAAGGGCAAGGCGACGGGGTAGAGATGCTGCGCCGTCTAGGCGGGCGTGAACTGGCCGCCATGGCTGGGGCGATCGCGCGCGCGCGCAGCTTGCGCATCCCTGTTATCCTTGACGGGTTTATTTGCTCGGCTGCGGCTGCTTGCCTTGCGGATAGCTCACAGGGGGCGTTGGACCATTGCGTTGCAGGCCACCAAAGCGCTGAGGGTGCCCATGCGCGGCTGTTAGGGGCGCTAGGCAAAGAGCCATTGCTATCGCTTGGCCTGCGGCTAGGCGAAGCATCAGGCGCCGCCCTTGCTATCCATATCGTCAAAGCAGCGCTGGAATGCCACAGCGGTATGGCCACCTTTGCCGAGGCAGGCGTCACAGACGCCTGAGCCTAAGCCTGAGCGCGGGTTAGCCCTGCTTGTTCTCTTTCTCGGCCGAAAGGTCGAGGAAGGCCGTCTCGAGATCCTTTTGCAATTCCTTCGCACGCGCGACATAGGCTTTGTTGTTTTCGGGCAGGACATCGGGGTCCCATAGTTGGGCCAATTCGCGGACGGATGTTCGGTCATGATGGTAGAACATCTTTTCCGCTTCGGCGGCTTCATATTCGGACAGGCCCAAGTTTTCCAAAACATAGCGACCAGCGCGAAGAGAGCTGTCAAACAGTTCGCGCACGATGTCATTTGCGCCCGATTGATAGAGATGAAATGAATCAATTCGGTCGTTGGCGCGGGCAATGATATGCAATTCGGGGCACATTTTGCGGGCGTATTTCACCAGCTTACGGGCGGCTTTAGGATCATCAAGGGCCACAACCAGCACCCGCGCATCACCAAGGCCCGCCTTGCGGAGAATGTCAGGCCGCGTGGGATCACCCAAAAAAGCCTTAAAGCCAAACCGCCGCATCACTGCGATGGCATCAGGGTTATGGTCCAGAACCACGGTTTCGAAACCAGATGCCTGAACCAACCGGTTCACAATCTGACCAAAACGCCCAATGCCTGCGATGATAACAGGGCCTTCCTGATCAATCTCGTCATCTGGCGGGCGCACCGAGGCATCAGCACTGCGTTTGGAAATCATATCAAAGAGGATAAAGAGGAGCGGCGTAATCAGCATGGTCAGCGCAACGACCAGCAGCAAGGTTTCCGCCACCGCATCCGGAATAACGCCGGTTGTGACGGAAAAGCTGACCAATACAAATCCAAACTCACCTGCTTGGGCCAACCCCAAGGCGAACAACCACTGATCGCGCCCATGTAGTTTGAACAACCGCCCCAGCCAGAAAAGGATGAGACCCTTTACCAGAATTACCAAAATCGCCATTCCAAAGATAATGACAAAGTCAGAGGCCAGCAGCTCAAAGTTAATGCCAGCCCCAACGGTAATAAAGAAGAGCCCCAAGAGGAGACCTTTGAACGGCTCAAGATCGGTTTCCAGCTCATGCCGGAACTCGGAACTTGCCAGAACAACACCCGCCAGAAACGCGCCAAGGGCGGGGGAAAGCCCGACCAGCATCATGATGAAAGAGATGCCAACAACGATCAGCAAAGCAAGGGCGGTATACATCTCGCGCAGCTTGGCCGAATGGATGAAACGAAAGACAGGGCGGGTAAAGAAAACGCCCATGATGATGATCGCTGCAATTGCCCCGATCGTAACAAGAGGCACACCCCAAGCAGGAAGCATATCAATAAAGGTAAAGGCTGCATCGGCACCATGGCCGCCATGGTCATCCCCATGCCCGCCGTTCTGGGCCCCCTCTAGCGTGATTGACCCATCCGGAGAGACAACCGCGCTAGGCATTGTCACGGCGATAAGCGGCAGAAATGCCAACATGGGAATAACGGCGATGTCTTGGGACAGCAGAACAGAAAAGACGGACCGCCCACCGGCGGTGCGCATCAATCCTTTTTCAGAAAGGGTTTGCAACACAATGGCTGTTGAGCTGAGCGAAAGCGTCAGCCCGATGGCCAAAGAGACTCCCCAAGGTTGGTCATAGGCCATCGCAATTCCCATAAGGGCCAATGTGCTAAGGCCAATCTGTAGCCCGCCAAGGCCAAACAGCTTGTGGCGCATATCCCATAGGGCGCGCGGCTCTAGCTCTAGCCCGATGAGAAACAACATCATCACAACGCCAAATTCGGCAAAATGTTGCAGATCTTTGGTCTCGGCCCCGACAAGCCCCAAAACCGGCCCGATTAAGATCCCCGCTGCCAGATAACCCAAGACCGAGCCTAGCCCTAAACGGGCTGCAATCGGTACAGCGATCACCGCAGCTGCTAGATAGATCGAGGCCTGAAACAGGAAACCTTCCATTAAATGTCTTTCGTATTTGGCCTGAGAGGGCGTTAATCTGTAGGGAGAGGGCCATCCCTTTTGAGCTGGTCCATAACGATCTGGCTATGCACGCGGGCAACGGCCTGATGGGGCAGCAGAATATCGTGAATCAGCCGGTTTAGGGCGGGTAGGTCTTCACAATACACGCGCAACAGGTAATCCGCATCACCCGTCATCGCCCAAGCACTAACAATTTCACCGCGATTGGCGATCAACCGCGCAAAGCTGGTGGAGTTTTCCGGCCCATGGGTGCTTAGGTAAACCTGAACAAACCCCTGCACGGCCAAGCCCAGCTTTCGCGGATCTACCTGTGCTGTGTAGTTTTGGATTACACCGTCAGCTTCCAGCTTTTGCCGCCGCCGTCCGGCCTGAGAAGGAGAGAGGTTGAGCGCCTCGCCAAGTTGTTGGGCCGTGAGCTGTGCGTCTTTTTGCAATGCGGCCAACAGGCGGTTGTCGATATCATCGAGCATGGTGCGAACCTTTTGAAGTTACGTCTGATATTTTGCGCAAATTCCGTATGGGGGCTAGGGCTGATGTGAATACGATGCACAGGTTGCTGTGATGGCGCTGTTTTGTGTCACCTTGATGACGGCGCGCTGGATAAGCGCAGTTTTGACTGAAACGGTTGGGGCAGTGGGGCAAGGAAGAGACGCCTTAAGGCATCTTCAGCACAACATTCCGCCCGCCTTTGGAATAGCGTAATTCCGAATTGCTGATTGCCGAAATCCGACCCCCATCAATACGATCACCAACACGAACTTTCTTGTAGCGGCCATTTGACAAACGAACCAAGGCGCGACGGCTGGACGGTTTGCCGTAGACGCCGATCAGGTTAACCTTGCGCAGGTTGATCGCGTTTTTCACTGTGGCGCTGCGGGCAACCGATGCTTTAGAGGGCACTTTGGGCGCGACAGTGCGAGGTGCAACTTGGGCGGCGGCCGCAACGCGGGTTTCTTTGGGGGCTTTGCTTTCGGCGCGTTTGACGATGCGGGCAAAATTGCGGGGCCGCGGATCGGGACGCGTGGATTTGGCAATTGCAAATTTGGTGCCACTTTGGACGGCTGCCGCTGCGGCCGCGGCTGCGGCAGCCGCCGCAGTTGCGGCTTCGGTTTCTGGTGTGGGTAGGGTCAGGGCTGCGGCCGCTGCGGCGGTAGCTGCTTCGGCAGCCGCTGCTGTGCGGGCTTCTTCAGCGGCTTTTGCGGCCTCTTCCTTCGCTTTTGCCTCTTCTTCGGCCTGTCTGGCGCGGTCCTGCAATGAACGGGGGCGCAGGGACGGGCGGAAGGCTGCCAGCTCAACCCTAGAAACACCCCCTAATTGGGCGCGCTCTGCCCGTTCGGACAAGCCACGAGGGCGGTTTTGGGGGCGGAATTGGAACAGTGGCGATGTTTCAGGCGCAACAACAGCAGGTGTTACACTGGGCTGGGTTGAAAAACGCGCGATTGTGGCTGGCGGCTTAACCGGAGGGCTGGCAGCAATCAGGGTAAAGCCACCTGGCGTGACAACACCCGCAGCCGTGGGAATAACCAGCCCGTTGGCATCAAGGGCGGTGGATTGCCCATAGGGCGGTGGAGAAAGCGCCGCAGCAAGTTGTACATTCGCCTCCAGCTCCTGAACCTCAGGCAGGGCAATGGCATCATTGGCAGGGCTCGCCCCATCAATGCCACTGCGATAGACGGGTTCGGGAATTGTATCCGGCGCGGCCAGCGGCGTGGTAGGGGCCAGCGGCCAGATGCCTGTTACCGCGTAACGTGCGGCGGCTTCTTGTTCCGTAATGACAGGTGTTTGAGGCTCTGGTCGCGCATCTTGTAGGGCATCCAGTACGGCAGTGTCTTCGGCGGATAATACAGGATCTAGGGCCGCAATCTGAACCGTTTCGCCTGTGGCCGGATCAGGATCTTCGGCGCCCTCAGTTGTGCGAATGATCTCTGGGTCGATCTGGTTTTCCAGCGCGGAGGCGGTTGTGCGATCATCATCGCGGCTGATCAAACCTGCCAGTCCTTCGTCCAAAAAGACAGCGGCCCAAGCCGCAACACCTGCAAGAAAGACCAGCAATATTGCGGTCATGATCAGGCCAAGGAAGCGAGGTTTGCCGCCAATCTGATCAGATCGCGCGCCAAAGACGGTCATGCGTTCTGCTTCGCTGCCCGCTGCGGCAACGCGTGTTGTTGGGGCAGGCACGGGGGCTGCTGCCCCTCCGCGTGGTTTGCGGCGGCTAAAGAACCCCGTTTTCGCAACCGCAGGTTCTGCCGCTGGGGGAACGACCTGCTGCTGTGTCAACGAGCTGCTGTCAGGCGCAGGTGTTTCCACCGCAGGTATGGCTACGCTGGCTGCTGTCGCGCGCTGGGCCCCGCCAAGCGGCTTGCCCGCCACGGGAGGCGCGCCGCGACGGCTGCTGAACCCGCTAGCGGTTGGTTCTGCCAGTGGTTGCTCGGCGCTAGGCGGAGATGTTTGTGCAGTCAGAGCCGCTGCAGCAGCAAGGGGGGCTGCAACAGGTGCGGCAACCCCGCTATCGCTTTCATCTCCCATAGGCTCATCAGCCTTGGCGGTGTCTGCTGTTTCTTGGGGGGCTTGCGAGGGGGGCACGGAGGGTTCAGCCGCAGCTTTTGGGGCTTCGGCGTTGGCCTCTTTTGCGACGGGTTCTACCGTAGGCGCGGTTTCAGCGCTTGGTGCTTTGGGTGTTGGTTCTGATTGTTTGGGCGCGGCTTGTGGCACTTCAGCATTTGGCGCTGGCTTGGATGCAGGCTCAGGTGTTGGCTCTGTTGGCACAGGCTGCTCGGGCTGAGCTGTGGGGGGCACAGTTGGTTCTGCCGCAAGAGGCAGCTCGGGCTGTGGGTCAGGCTCTGGCTTGGGGGGGGCGACAGGGGGTGTCGGCGACACTGTTTCAGGGGAAACCGCGCCGACGATGACAACTGCAATGCCATCCGCTTCAACACCCTCTCCCGGCTCTAGTAAATCGGTGGCTCCTTTGGTTGGACCAAAGAAGGGTTCACCAAGATAGGGCGCGTCACCCGGAACAGCGACAAAGCTGACGGGGTGGAAACGATGCTCGGTCGCAAAGGTTTCTGCCTCGGTCAGGGTCTCACGGGCGACAGCGGCAATATGGGTTTTGGGGCCATCAACGCTGATGTCATAGGCCAGTTCGGATAGCTCGTAGGGGGTTGCGTCATGCAAAGCGGTCTCGGCTGCTTTGCGCCGCGCGCTGTCCGACAGACCTGGGGTGTCGATTGTCAGATATTTGATCTGGCTTTCGGGAATCAGCAGTTTCGAGCGCACGCCACCAGGTTCTAGGCTGCTGGCGGTTTTGCGCAGCATCGCCAGTTCACCAGCTAAATCATCAGCGGTTACAGCAACTTCGCCGACTTCACGCCAGCCACCGGCAGCGCGGTGCAATAGTTTTATGCCTTCGAAAGACAGGGAAAGGGCAAAATTAGGCTTCATGCGTTGCCTCTATCACGGGTCTGATTAACCAACAACTTTGTATCCCAATAGGCTATCGCAAACAGACGTTTATGGAAAGGTCTGCAAGCGGATTTTGGCACAGCAGCCTTGAAAACGCTACGCGAGAGGGGCTCGCGTAGCGTTCGCCGGTTACGAGGCGGCTTGGCTTAATGCCTGATCCAGATCGGCGATCAGATCATCCGCGTTTTCCGTCCCGATCGAGACACGGACAAGGTTTGGCCCTGCGCCTGCTGCCTCTTGTTGCTCAGGTGTTAGCTGGCGGTGCGTGGTCGAAGCCGAGTGGATGATCAGGGAACGCGTGTCACCAAGGTTGGCAACATGGCTGAAAATCTCGAGTGAGTTCACCAGTTTAACGCAGGCGTCATAGCCGCCTTTGACAGCAAAGGTGAACAGGCCACCAGCGCCCTTTGGGCAGACATCTTTAACGCGGCTAAAGTAGGGCGATGATTCGAGGCCCGCGTAGGTGACGTAATCAATACG contains:
- a CDS encoding RNA-binding S4 domain-containing protein; this translates as MSEAAPQKLRLDKWLWYARFFKTRSLAATIVAGGNVRINGTPTSKRSTTISAGDVLTFPKDDHIRVIRVEACGTRRGPAPEAQELYTDMAPPERAVREKVPHNPAFEGKGRPTKRDRRQLDLSKARHLE
- the fdxA gene encoding ferredoxin FdxA, whose translation is MTYIVNDACIACKYTDCVEVCPVDCFYEGENMLVIHPDECIDCGVCEPECPADAIRPDTDPEMEKWVEFNRKYSELWPVIITKKDQLPSAEEMDGKEGKMELFSEAPGEGG
- a CDS encoding CarD family transcriptional regulator; translated protein: MSKSKKLDFRTNEFVVYPAHGVGQITDVEEQEIAGTSLELYVITFEKDKMTLRVPTQKAIEIGMRALSSPDVIAHAMKTLKGKAKVKRAMWSRRAQEYEQKINSGDLIAIAEVVRDLHRTDDQREQSYSERQLYEAALERLTREVAAVAGGDELAAAKQISDVLESRIAPAA
- the cobS gene encoding adenosylcobinamide-GDP ribazoletransferase encodes the protein MDKNDPLRQVLLAAALLTRLPLPQLPQGAFDKSAKAVWAYPVIGVIVGAVGVVVGKSALGVGIPLFAAATLVIITTMALTGAMHEDGLADVFDGWWGGYTPERRLEIMRDSQVGTFGLLALTTVSLLRISAIAALLAVWWPAIIVSTVLSRAAMPVLMFGLPYARKDGLSHSVGKPRSAFAITSLALGLVISIFLIGFSALLAFALTIAVTLAVAVLAKRKIGGQTGDVLGALQQLSEVAILLGCTALL
- the cobT gene encoding nicotinate-nucleotide--dimethylbenzimidazole phosphoribosyltransferase, with product MAEFSDLDGFRAVLAALPQIDSTARDGAAERNGQLTKPPGALGRLEELAQWYAGWRGNPQPRVEAAQVIVFAGNHGVAAQGVSAFPPEVTEQMVMNFQHGGAAINQLARAAGAQLDVHALELDRPTNDFTQGPAMSETDVVSALAVGWDAVRAESDLLVVGEMGIGNTTPAAALAAALLGGEAAEWTGRGTGVDDAGLVNKTRVVNEGLALHKGQGDGVEMLRRLGGRELAAMAGAIARARSLRIPVILDGFICSAAAACLADSSQGALDHCVAGHQSAEGAHARLLGALGKEPLLSLGLRLGEASGAALAIHIVKAALECHSGMATFAEAGVTDA
- a CDS encoding cation:proton antiporter, yielding MEGFLFQASIYLAAAVIAVPIAARLGLGSVLGYLAAGILIGPVLGLVGAETKDLQHFAEFGVVMMLFLIGLELEPRALWDMRHKLFGLGGLQIGLSTLALMGIAMAYDQPWGVSLAIGLTLSLSSTAIVLQTLSEKGLMRTAGGRSVFSVLLSQDIAVIPMLAFLPLIAVTMPSAVVSPDGSITLEGAQNGGHGDDHGGHGADAAFTFIDMLPAWGVPLVTIGAIAAIIIMGVFFTRPVFRFIHSAKLREMYTALALLIVVGISFIMMLVGLSPALGAFLAGVVLASSEFRHELETDLEPFKGLLLGLFFITVGAGINFELLASDFVIIFGMAILVILVKGLILFWLGRLFKLHGRDQWLFALGLAQAGEFGFVLVSFSVTTGVIPDAVAETLLLVVALTMLITPLLFILFDMISKRSADASVRPPDDEIDQEGPVIIAGIGRFGQIVNRLVQASGFETVVLDHNPDAIAVMRRFGFKAFLGDPTRPDILRKAGLGDARVLVVALDDPKAARKLVKYARKMCPELHIIARANDRIDSFHLYQSGANDIVRELFDSSLRAGRYVLENLGLSEYEAAEAEKMFYHHDRTSVRELAQLWDPDVLPENNKAYVARAKELQKDLETAFLDLSAEKENKQG
- a CDS encoding Lrp/AsnC family transcriptional regulator, with amino-acid sequence MLDDIDNRLLAALQKDAQLTAQQLGEALNLSPSQAGRRRQKLEADGVIQNYTAQVDPRKLGLAVQGFVQVYLSTHGPENSTSFARLIANRGEIVSAWAMTGDADYLLRVYCEDLPALNRLIHDILLPHQAVARVHSQIVMDQLKRDGPLPTD